One Oncorhynchus clarkii lewisi isolate Uvic-CL-2024 chromosome 31, UVic_Ocla_1.0, whole genome shotgun sequence DNA segment encodes these proteins:
- the LOC139390931 gene encoding transcription cofactor vestigial-like protein 2, which produces MAVRSGSPQEVVKTEVQSDRVIFTYFQGDIGSMVDQHFTRALGKAGKNKAPSGKGKKSRKAVKSESDLTSCRWGVSTPSWSEGHFAPVSGSLQLSNTKESSSSHPIALDSPDESPSPWAFASRQHGGLGLPAMAYPHAMSPEGLGVTGQHYTNSLLNLLHSDRSEVAADMVSGSKPELFPSWTGHPVFREPMNPDSGIVLEKKDLYWY; this is translated from the exons ATGGCAGTTCGTTCAGGTAGCCCCCAGGAAGTTGTAAAGACAGAGGTGCAGTCCGATAGAGTCATCTTCACCTACTTCCAGGGTGACATTGGTAGCATGGTGGACCAACACTTCACCCGTGCCCTCGGCAAGGCCGGCAAGAACAAGGCCCCCAGCGGGAAGGGCAAAAAGAGCCGCAAAGCTGTCAAATCTG AGTCTGACTTAACGTCTTGTCGGTGGGGTGTCTCAACCCCGTCCTGGTCTGAAGGCCACTTTGCCCCTGTCTCTGGTTCCCTTCAGCTGAGCAACACCAAGGAGTCCAGCTCCAGCCACCCCATCGCCCTCGACTCCCCAGACGAGAGCCCCAGCCCCTGGGCCTTTGCCTCCAGGCAACATGGTGGTCTGGGCCTTCCCGCCATGGCCTATCCCCATGCCATGTCCCCTGAGGGCCTGGGGGTCACTGGACAGCATTACACCAACTCCCTGCTCAATCTCCTCCACAGTGACCGGTCAGAGGTGGCTGCAGACATGGTCTCAGGCTCCAAACCAGAGCTTTTCCCTAGCTGGACGGGTCACCCGGTCTTCAGAGAACCCATGAACCCTGACTCAG GAATAGTTCTGGAGAAAAAGGACCTGTATTGGTATTAA